In Mucilaginibacter celer, one DNA window encodes the following:
- a CDS encoding M61 family metallopeptidase codes for MKILYKLTFACTMFLSAGAWAQQPANMQYSVSMENAAGNLYHVELTNKTHLKTLGFKMCVWTPGYYQLIDFAGAVQNFTVTDAKGAALKFDKPNKDTWKVANPTAGDVKISYDVKAVVPFVGNVYLDETRGYVTPGGLFMYLDQELRHPVTIKMKPYSKWKGLVATGLDTLKGQHHVYKADDFDVLYDSPFLMGELEVLPPFDVQNKPHNFIGYKLPSFDRQGFMDDLKKIVVTASGIIGEIPYTHYTFLSIGAGGGGIEHLNSTSLSFSGGEGFNTPEARKKLYNFIAHEYFHHYNVKRIRPVELGPFDYSKENHTNMLWVSEGFTVYYEYMVTRHAGLMNNEDMFGDFQNNLRNYENQPGHLYQSATQASYNTWDDGPNGRQGDDFNKTISYYDKGPILGLMLDFSIRNATQNKRTLDDVMRLLYYKYYKKLKRGFTEQEFRDECEKIAGAPLAEVFEYASTVKPPDYPKYFAYGGLAVDTTTQTVSNAWAGLNMRQVRDTMRVTTVSYQSPAWNVGIRGRSIVLKIDDEAATPAALGKALDNRKEGDVVKFTILKDGVTKDINVTLGKKREKSFKITPLPNPDKLQAEIFKNWTEGK; via the coding sequence ATGAAAATACTTTACAAGCTAACGTTTGCCTGCACCATGTTTTTAAGCGCTGGTGCATGGGCGCAGCAGCCGGCTAATATGCAGTATTCGGTATCAATGGAAAATGCCGCCGGGAATTTGTACCATGTTGAGCTTACCAATAAAACCCACCTCAAAACGCTCGGTTTTAAAATGTGCGTTTGGACGCCGGGGTACTATCAACTGATAGATTTTGCCGGAGCGGTTCAAAATTTTACCGTAACCGATGCCAAAGGTGCTGCCCTCAAATTTGACAAGCCCAATAAAGATACCTGGAAGGTTGCCAACCCAACAGCCGGTGATGTAAAGATAAGCTATGATGTAAAAGCAGTAGTGCCGTTTGTTGGCAACGTGTATCTTGATGAAACTCGTGGTTACGTTACTCCCGGTGGCCTGTTCATGTACCTCGATCAGGAACTACGCCACCCGGTTACCATCAAAATGAAACCTTACAGCAAATGGAAGGGTCTGGTAGCAACCGGGCTGGATACACTGAAAGGCCAACACCATGTTTATAAAGCAGATGATTTTGATGTGCTTTATGATAGCCCCTTTTTAATGGGAGAACTGGAAGTATTGCCTCCTTTTGATGTTCAGAATAAACCTCACAATTTTATAGGGTACAAATTACCGTCTTTCGATAGGCAGGGCTTTATGGATGATCTGAAAAAGATTGTAGTTACGGCCAGCGGTATCATCGGTGAGATCCCTTACACGCATTATACTTTTTTATCCATAGGCGCAGGTGGCGGCGGTATCGAACACTTAAACTCAACCTCATTAAGCTTTAGCGGTGGCGAAGGTTTCAATACGCCCGAAGCCCGTAAAAAACTATATAACTTTATAGCACACGAGTATTTTCATCATTATAATGTGAAACGGATAAGACCGGTTGAGCTCGGTCCGTTTGATTACTCTAAAGAGAACCATACCAATATGCTTTGGGTATCGGAAGGGTTTACGGTTTATTACGAGTACATGGTTACCCGCCATGCCGGTTTAATGAACAACGAAGATATGTTCGGCGATTTTCAGAACAACCTGCGCAATTACGAAAACCAACCGGGGCATTTATACCAATCGGCCACGCAAGCCAGCTATAACACTTGGGACGATGGGCCAAACGGCAGGCAGGGCGATGATTTTAATAAAACCATCTCGTACTATGATAAAGGCCCTATTTTAGGTTTGATGCTCGATTTTAGTATCCGTAACGCAACTCAAAACAAAAGAACGCTTGATGATGTAATGCGCCTGCTTTACTACAAATACTACAAAAAATTAAAACGTGGCTTTACCGAGCAGGAGTTTAGGGATGAGTGCGAAAAAATCGCCGGTGCACCATTAGCCGAAGTATTTGAATATGCTTCGACAGTTAAACCGCCCGATTATCCCAAATACTTTGCTTATGGTGGGCTTGCGGTTGATACCACAACCCAAACGGTATCCAACGCCTGGGCCGGATTAAACATGCGCCAGGTGCGCGATACCATGCGGGTTACAACCGTAAGCTACCAATCACCTGCCTGGAACGTGGGCATCCGTGGCCGCAGCATTGTTTTAAAGATTGATGACGAGGCTGCTACACCGGCAGCATTGGGTAAGGCGCTCGATAATCGTAAAGAGGGTGATGTTGTGAAGTTTACGATTTTAAAGGACGGTGTTACTAAGGATATCAATGTAACGCTGGGCAAAAAGCGTGAGAAATCATTTAAGATAACACCGCTGCCCAATCCGGATAAATTGCAGGCTGAGATATTTAAAAACTGGACTGAGGGAAAGTAA
- a CDS encoding S9 family peptidase — MKKIIIPVSILIFAASCKQKTETTMYKWPDVKPPVAEIKQHIRDIHNDKVVDNYYWMIDYFKKGPDSTKAVDYLKAENTYLDTMMSGTKQFQKQLFDEMKGRIKEKDESVPVLKNGYYYYSRTDEGAQYYKYCRKKGSLDAKEEVLLDVDELAKGHSYYSATGFNVSPDNKLLAYGVDMVSRRQYIIHIKNLETGEIYADALINTSGGSVWAKDNKTLFYTAKNPETLLTEKIKRHTLGAKDADAVVYEEKDKSNYIGVDKSKSGDYIFIESRATLSSEIRYLDAAKPNDAFGIFQPRVKDVLYSVTALADKFLITTNQDAINFKLMECPLDKTESSNWKEVIPHRKDVLLEGVEEFKDFIVITERKNGLNQFRVRNLASGNEHYVDFKEAAYAIYVGANPDYSSKTLRYSYTSLVTPSSTFDYNMETKESKLMKQQEVLGGYKADGYVTERLYATATDGTKVPISLVYKKGFEKDGKAPLLLYGYGSYGYTDDVYFSSARLSLLNRGFAFAIAGIRGGQEMGRQWYLDGKLMKKKNTFTDFIDCGKYLVDQKYTSKEHLYAEGGSAGGLLMGAVANMAPDLWHGIIAEVPFVDVVNTMLDESIPLTTNEFDEWGNPKNEDAYKYMKSYSPYENVEKKAYPNMLVVTGLHDSQVQYFEPAKWVAKLRATKTDNNVLMLHTNMDFGHGGASGRFDYLKDEALNYAFLFALEGIEK; from the coding sequence ATGAAAAAAATCATTATCCCGGTAAGTATTTTGATCTTTGCCGCTTCGTGCAAACAAAAAACAGAAACTACTATGTATAAATGGCCCGACGTAAAACCACCCGTTGCCGAAATTAAACAGCATATCCGCGATATTCACAACGATAAAGTTGTTGATAACTACTATTGGATGATCGACTACTTTAAAAAAGGTCCCGATAGTACTAAAGCTGTTGATTACCTGAAAGCCGAAAATACCTACCTGGATACCATGATGAGTGGCACCAAACAGTTTCAAAAACAACTGTTTGATGAAATGAAAGGCCGGATCAAAGAGAAAGATGAGTCGGTACCGGTATTGAAAAACGGTTACTACTACTATTCGCGTACTGATGAGGGGGCGCAGTATTACAAATACTGCCGTAAAAAAGGAAGCCTGGATGCTAAAGAAGAGGTTTTGCTGGATGTAGATGAACTGGCCAAGGGGCATAGCTATTATTCGGCCACAGGGTTTAATGTTAGTCCGGATAATAAATTGCTGGCTTATGGGGTGGATATGGTTTCGCGCCGCCAGTACATCATACATATTAAAAACCTCGAAACCGGCGAGATTTATGCTGATGCACTGATCAATACATCCGGCGGTTCTGTTTGGGCAAAGGATAATAAAACGTTGTTTTACACGGCTAAAAATCCAGAAACACTACTAACCGAAAAAATCAAACGCCATACACTGGGTGCTAAAGATGCTGATGCGGTTGTTTATGAAGAAAAAGATAAATCGAACTATATCGGTGTAGATAAATCAAAATCGGGCGATTATATTTTTATTGAATCGAGGGCTACGCTCTCATCCGAGATCAGGTACCTGGATGCAGCTAAACCTAACGATGCTTTCGGAATTTTCCAGCCCCGCGTTAAAGATGTATTGTACAGCGTTACTGCCCTTGCCGATAAGTTTTTGATAACAACCAATCAGGATGCTATCAACTTTAAACTGATGGAATGCCCGCTTGACAAAACTGAAAGCAGCAACTGGAAGGAGGTGATCCCTCACCGTAAGGATGTGTTATTGGAAGGCGTTGAAGAGTTTAAAGATTTCATCGTAATTACCGAGCGTAAAAACGGACTGAACCAATTCAGGGTGCGCAACCTGGCATCGGGCAACGAGCATTATGTTGATTTTAAGGAAGCTGCTTACGCTATTTACGTTGGTGCCAATCCCGATTACAGTAGCAAAACCTTAAGGTATAGCTATACCTCGCTCGTTACGCCGTCATCAACCTTTGATTACAACATGGAAACCAAAGAATCAAAGCTGATGAAGCAACAGGAAGTATTGGGCGGCTACAAAGCGGACGGTTATGTTACCGAGCGCCTTTATGCCACTGCTACTGATGGTACTAAAGTGCCGATCTCGCTGGTGTATAAAAAAGGTTTTGAAAAAGATGGTAAAGCCCCCTTGTTGCTTTACGGCTACGGATCGTACGGTTATACTGATGATGTATATTTTTCAAGTGCGCGCTTAAGTCTGCTTAACCGGGGCTTCGCGTTTGCCATTGCCGGCATCCGCGGAGGGCAGGAGATGGGCCGCCAATGGTACCTGGATGGCAAGCTGATGAAAAAGAAAAACACTTTCACCGATTTTATCGACTGCGGCAAATACCTCGTAGATCAAAAATACACCAGCAAAGAACATCTTTATGCCGAAGGCGGCAGCGCTGGCGGCCTGCTCATGGGCGCGGTAGCCAACATGGCTCCCGACCTGTGGCATGGCATCATTGCCGAAGTTCCGTTTGTTGACGTAGTGAACACCATGCTCGACGAAAGCATCCCGCTAACCACCAACGAATTTGACGAATGGGGCAATCCTAAAAACGAAGATGCTTACAAATACATGAAAAGCTATTCGCCGTATGAAAACGTGGAGAAGAAGGCTTACCCGAATATGCTGGTAGTAACCGGTCTGCATGATAGCCAGGTGCAGTACTTTGAGCCTGCCAAATGGGTGGCCAAACTACGGGCAACCAAAACCGATAACAACGTGCTGATGCTGCACACCAATATGGATTTTGGACATGGCGGTGCATCCGGAAGGTTTGATTATTTGAAGGATGAAGCTTTGAATTACGCGTTTTTATTTGCTTTGGAGGGGATTGAGAAGTAG